A genome region from Coffea arabica cultivar ET-39 chromosome 7e, Coffea Arabica ET-39 HiFi, whole genome shotgun sequence includes the following:
- the LOC113698724 gene encoding U-box domain-containing protein 5 isoform X1 — MGSDVFEVTEALPSLNDIKVHRLMCAELIKLINSVSKILPETEEARPGCSTGIGALCLLNRAIGKAKLLLQHCSESSKLYLALTGDTILTRCQKSTNLLEQSLSQLQNMVPVMLAAEISKIISDLRVVAFSLDPSEEEAGKVLWELINQYRSPTDSTEETAFKAIQGATVRLHINSQKDLLIETRSIRKLLDKIGQNELPKRKILLFLQHLLKKYGKLIVKEQKETKLMQHEESIPLPSSSGQSVEVESRLLDRPDEAQSNTWSTPGIPEQFKCPLSLRLMYDPVVIASGLTFERMWIQRWFDEGHDVCPKTQKKLSHLSLTPNTVMKDLISKWCAKAGVTIPDPSMPAVYQPLEISSTSIASLSSSVNDLALPIDFSNSSIRATYAGQGSVTSHAQIANGVRFQCIGSAHEIDLEILYEMDSLPWEYRCKVVKDIQSFWKHEDRSCSSISCENLIPPLLKFLKDADDVHDVEALRTGCLLLSAFVKKCRSSTIPCLEEDTYALLASFLDTEVAEETIGVLEVLSCHQPCDYEIAASGALHHILRILDKQISGLQEPALKILCNLSAKSRIRSLMVPANFIPKLVPYFDDSALAGYSVAILKNLCDSEDTRAFLAETDGCIASLTKLLESDSQEDQEYTVGVLLSLCSQRIQYCDLVMEEGVIPGLVAISVNGNNKGKAMSVELLRLLRDGVSESEDCYDVIRDTSPHSKGRKSSSKVQEFFGKMSKFSKHGKKK, encoded by the exons ATGGGGAGTGATGTTTTCGAAGTTACAGAAGCTCTGCCATCTCTGAATGACATAAAG GTGCATCGTCTCATGTGCGCAGAGTTAATAAAATTGATAAATAGCGTTTCGAAAATACTTCCAGAAACAGAAGAAGCCCGGCCTGGGTGCTCAACAGGAATAGGGGCACTTTGCTTATTGAACAGAGCAATTGGTAAAGCCAAGCTGTTGCTTCAGCATTGCAGTGAGTCCAGCAAGCTCTACCTG GCACTAACAGGAGATACTATATTGACAAGATGCCAAAAGTCAACGAATCTGCTTGAGCAAAGTTTAAGCCAGTTGCAAAATATGGTCCCTGTAATGCTTGCTGCAGAG ATTTCGAAAATAATTTCTGATCTAAGAGTTGTGGCATTTAGCTTAGACCCTTCAGAGGAGGAGGCAGGAAAGGTTTTGTGGGAGTTGATTAATCAGTATAGATCTCCAACAGATTCAACAGAAGAAACTGCATTTAAGGCTATCCAAGGTGCTACAGTGAGGCTTCATATCAATTCCCAGAAAGACCTTTTGATAGAGACAAGATCCATCAGGAAGTTGCTTGACAAAATCGGGCAAAATGAGCTGCCAAAAAGGAAAATCTTATTATTCTTGCAACATCTTCTGAAAAAGTACGGGAAGTTGATTGTGAAAGagcaaaaggaaacaaaattgatgcagcatgaAGAATCCATTCCATTGCCAAGCTCTTCTGGTCAGTCTGTTGAAGTAGAATCTCGGCTGCTAGATAGACCTGATGAGGCTCAAAGTAACACATGGAGTactcctggaattccagaacaaTTCAAATGTCCTTTATCGTTGAGATTAATGTATGACCCCGTTGTTATTGCTTCAGGGCTAACATTTGAAAGGATGTGGATTCAGAGGTGGTTTGATGAAGGTCATGATGTATGTCCAAAGACTCAAAAAAAGTTAAGCCACTTGTCATTGACTCCAAATACTGTCATGAAGGATCTAATTTCAAAGTGGTGCGCAAAAGCTGGAGTAACTATACCTGATCCCAGCATGCCTGCAGTGTATCAACCACTGGAAATTTCATCAACGTCCATTGCCAGCTTGAGCAGTTCTGTGAATGATCTTGCTCTTCCTATAGATTTCAGCAACTCATCTATTCGAGCTACATATGCTGGACAGGGTTCTGTTACTTCTCATGCTCAGATTGCGAATGGTGTGAGATTTCAGTGTATTGGAAGCGCACATGAAATCGATCTGGAGATTCTGTATGAAATGGATTCACTTCCTTGGGAATACAGGTGCAAAGTGGTCAAAGATATTCAGAGCTTTTGGAAACATGAAGATCGATCTTGTAGCTCAATATCATGTGAGAATTTGATTCCACCACTTCTAAAATTTCTGAAGGATGCCGATGACGTTCACGATGTGGAAGCTCTGAGAACTGGATGTCTTTTGCTGTCAGCTTTTGTTAAGAAATGCAG AAGCAGTACTATACCATGCTTGGAAGAAGACACATATGCACTGTTGGCCTCCTTTCTAGACACTGAAGTTGCTGAAGAAACTATTGGTGTACTGGAGGTTTTATCTTGCCACCAACCCTGTGATTATGAAATTGCGGCATCTGGTGCACTTCATCATATACTAAGAATACTTGACAAACAGATATCAGGACTACAGGAGCCAGCCCTCAAAATATTGTGCAATTTGTCAGCAAAGAGTAGAATTAGGTCCTTAATGGTTCCTGCTAACTTCATCCCCAAGTTGGTTCCATATTTCGATGATAGTGCTCTGGCAGGGTACAGTGTGGCTATTCTGAAGAACTTGTGTGACAGTGAAGATACCAGAGCTTTTCTAGCTGAGACTGATGGCTGCATTGCCTCCCTTACTAAACTACTTGAGAGTGACAGTCAGGAAGACCAGGAATATACAGTAGGTGTTCTTCTTTCTTTGTGCTCCCAACGAATTCAATATTGCGATCTGGTCATGGAGGAGGGTGTAATTCCTGGTCTTGTTGCTATATCCGTCAATGGGAATAACAAAGGGAAGGCAATGTCAGTGGAACTACTACGACTCTTACGTGATGGAGTAAGTGAAAGTGAAGATTGCTATGACGTTATTAGAGACACTAGCCCTCATTCCAAAGGAAGGAAATCTTCAAGTAAGGTACAAGAATTTTTTGGGAAAATGTCGAAGTTCTCAAAACATGGAAAGAAAAAGTAA
- the LOC113698724 gene encoding U-box domain-containing protein 5 isoform X2: MGSDVFEVTEALPSLNDIKVHRLMCAELIKLINSVSKILPETEEARPGCSTGIGALCLLNRAIGKAKLLLQHCSESSKLYLALTGDTILTRCQKSTNLLEQSLSQLQNMVPVMLAAEISKIISDLRVVAFSLDPSEEEAGKVLWELINQYRSPTDSTEETAFKAIQGATVRLHINSQKDLLIETRSIRKLLDKIGQNELPKRKILLFLQHLLKKYGKLIVKEQKETKLMQHEESIPLPSSSGQSVEVESRLLDRPDEAQSNTWSTPGIPEQFKCPLSLRLMYDPVVIASGLTFERMWIQRWFDEGHDVCPKTQKKLSHLSLTPNTVMKDLISKWCAKAGVTIPDPSMPAVYQPLEISSTSIASLSSSVNDLALPIDFSNSSIRATYAGQGSVTSHAQIANGVRFQCIGSAHEIDLEILYEMDSLPWEYRCKVVKDIQSFWKHEDRSCSSISCENLIPPLLKFLKDADDVHDVEALRTGCLLLSAFVKKCRSSTIPCLEEDTYALLASFLDTEVAEETIGVLEVLSCHQPCDYEIAASGALHHILRILDKQISGLQEPALKILCNLSAKSRIRSLMVPANFIPKLVPYFDDSALAGYSVAILKNLCDSEDTRAFLAETDGCIASLTKLLESDSQEDQEYTVGVLLSLCSQRIQYCDLVMEEGVIPGLVAISVNGNNKGKAMSVELLRLLRDGVSESEDCYDVIRDTSPHSKGRKSSSKAIKTQLLTDSWI; encoded by the exons ATGGGGAGTGATGTTTTCGAAGTTACAGAAGCTCTGCCATCTCTGAATGACATAAAG GTGCATCGTCTCATGTGCGCAGAGTTAATAAAATTGATAAATAGCGTTTCGAAAATACTTCCAGAAACAGAAGAAGCCCGGCCTGGGTGCTCAACAGGAATAGGGGCACTTTGCTTATTGAACAGAGCAATTGGTAAAGCCAAGCTGTTGCTTCAGCATTGCAGTGAGTCCAGCAAGCTCTACCTG GCACTAACAGGAGATACTATATTGACAAGATGCCAAAAGTCAACGAATCTGCTTGAGCAAAGTTTAAGCCAGTTGCAAAATATGGTCCCTGTAATGCTTGCTGCAGAG ATTTCGAAAATAATTTCTGATCTAAGAGTTGTGGCATTTAGCTTAGACCCTTCAGAGGAGGAGGCAGGAAAGGTTTTGTGGGAGTTGATTAATCAGTATAGATCTCCAACAGATTCAACAGAAGAAACTGCATTTAAGGCTATCCAAGGTGCTACAGTGAGGCTTCATATCAATTCCCAGAAAGACCTTTTGATAGAGACAAGATCCATCAGGAAGTTGCTTGACAAAATCGGGCAAAATGAGCTGCCAAAAAGGAAAATCTTATTATTCTTGCAACATCTTCTGAAAAAGTACGGGAAGTTGATTGTGAAAGagcaaaaggaaacaaaattgatgcagcatgaAGAATCCATTCCATTGCCAAGCTCTTCTGGTCAGTCTGTTGAAGTAGAATCTCGGCTGCTAGATAGACCTGATGAGGCTCAAAGTAACACATGGAGTactcctggaattccagaacaaTTCAAATGTCCTTTATCGTTGAGATTAATGTATGACCCCGTTGTTATTGCTTCAGGGCTAACATTTGAAAGGATGTGGATTCAGAGGTGGTTTGATGAAGGTCATGATGTATGTCCAAAGACTCAAAAAAAGTTAAGCCACTTGTCATTGACTCCAAATACTGTCATGAAGGATCTAATTTCAAAGTGGTGCGCAAAAGCTGGAGTAACTATACCTGATCCCAGCATGCCTGCAGTGTATCAACCACTGGAAATTTCATCAACGTCCATTGCCAGCTTGAGCAGTTCTGTGAATGATCTTGCTCTTCCTATAGATTTCAGCAACTCATCTATTCGAGCTACATATGCTGGACAGGGTTCTGTTACTTCTCATGCTCAGATTGCGAATGGTGTGAGATTTCAGTGTATTGGAAGCGCACATGAAATCGATCTGGAGATTCTGTATGAAATGGATTCACTTCCTTGGGAATACAGGTGCAAAGTGGTCAAAGATATTCAGAGCTTTTGGAAACATGAAGATCGATCTTGTAGCTCAATATCATGTGAGAATTTGATTCCACCACTTCTAAAATTTCTGAAGGATGCCGATGACGTTCACGATGTGGAAGCTCTGAGAACTGGATGTCTTTTGCTGTCAGCTTTTGTTAAGAAATGCAG AAGCAGTACTATACCATGCTTGGAAGAAGACACATATGCACTGTTGGCCTCCTTTCTAGACACTGAAGTTGCTGAAGAAACTATTGGTGTACTGGAGGTTTTATCTTGCCACCAACCCTGTGATTATGAAATTGCGGCATCTGGTGCACTTCATCATATACTAAGAATACTTGACAAACAGATATCAGGACTACAGGAGCCAGCCCTCAAAATATTGTGCAATTTGTCAGCAAAGAGTAGAATTAGGTCCTTAATGGTTCCTGCTAACTTCATCCCCAAGTTGGTTCCATATTTCGATGATAGTGCTCTGGCAGGGTACAGTGTGGCTATTCTGAAGAACTTGTGTGACAGTGAAGATACCAGAGCTTTTCTAGCTGAGACTGATGGCTGCATTGCCTCCCTTACTAAACTACTTGAGAGTGACAGTCAGGAAGACCAGGAATATACAGTAGGTGTTCTTCTTTCTTTGTGCTCCCAACGAATTCAATATTGCGATCTGGTCATGGAGGAGGGTGTAATTCCTGGTCTTGTTGCTATATCCGTCAATGGGAATAACAAAGGGAAGGCAATGTCAGTGGAACTACTACGACTCTTACGTGATGGAGTAAGTGAAAGTGAAGATTGCTATGACGTTATTAGAGACACTAGCCCTCATTCCAAAGGAAGGAAATCTTCAAGTAAG GCAATCAAGACTCAACTTTTAACAGATTCTTGGATATAA
- the LOC113698724 gene encoding U-box domain-containing protein 5 isoform X3, with the protein MGSDVFEVTEALPSLNDIKVHRLMCAELIKLINSVSKILPETEEARPGCSTGIGALCLLNRAIGKAKLLLQHCSESSKLYLISKIISDLRVVAFSLDPSEEEAGKVLWELINQYRSPTDSTEETAFKAIQGATVRLHINSQKDLLIETRSIRKLLDKIGQNELPKRKILLFLQHLLKKYGKLIVKEQKETKLMQHEESIPLPSSSGQSVEVESRLLDRPDEAQSNTWSTPGIPEQFKCPLSLRLMYDPVVIASGLTFERMWIQRWFDEGHDVCPKTQKKLSHLSLTPNTVMKDLISKWCAKAGVTIPDPSMPAVYQPLEISSTSIASLSSSVNDLALPIDFSNSSIRATYAGQGSVTSHAQIANGVRFQCIGSAHEIDLEILYEMDSLPWEYRCKVVKDIQSFWKHEDRSCSSISCENLIPPLLKFLKDADDVHDVEALRTGCLLLSAFVKKCRSSTIPCLEEDTYALLASFLDTEVAEETIGVLEVLSCHQPCDYEIAASGALHHILRILDKQISGLQEPALKILCNLSAKSRIRSLMVPANFIPKLVPYFDDSALAGYSVAILKNLCDSEDTRAFLAETDGCIASLTKLLESDSQEDQEYTVGVLLSLCSQRIQYCDLVMEEGVIPGLVAISVNGNNKGKAMSVELLRLLRDGVSESEDCYDVIRDTSPHSKGRKSSSKVQEFFGKMSKFSKHGKKK; encoded by the exons ATGGGGAGTGATGTTTTCGAAGTTACAGAAGCTCTGCCATCTCTGAATGACATAAAG GTGCATCGTCTCATGTGCGCAGAGTTAATAAAATTGATAAATAGCGTTTCGAAAATACTTCCAGAAACAGAAGAAGCCCGGCCTGGGTGCTCAACAGGAATAGGGGCACTTTGCTTATTGAACAGAGCAATTGGTAAAGCCAAGCTGTTGCTTCAGCATTGCAGTGAGTCCAGCAAGCTCTACCTG ATTTCGAAAATAATTTCTGATCTAAGAGTTGTGGCATTTAGCTTAGACCCTTCAGAGGAGGAGGCAGGAAAGGTTTTGTGGGAGTTGATTAATCAGTATAGATCTCCAACAGATTCAACAGAAGAAACTGCATTTAAGGCTATCCAAGGTGCTACAGTGAGGCTTCATATCAATTCCCAGAAAGACCTTTTGATAGAGACAAGATCCATCAGGAAGTTGCTTGACAAAATCGGGCAAAATGAGCTGCCAAAAAGGAAAATCTTATTATTCTTGCAACATCTTCTGAAAAAGTACGGGAAGTTGATTGTGAAAGagcaaaaggaaacaaaattgatgcagcatgaAGAATCCATTCCATTGCCAAGCTCTTCTGGTCAGTCTGTTGAAGTAGAATCTCGGCTGCTAGATAGACCTGATGAGGCTCAAAGTAACACATGGAGTactcctggaattccagaacaaTTCAAATGTCCTTTATCGTTGAGATTAATGTATGACCCCGTTGTTATTGCTTCAGGGCTAACATTTGAAAGGATGTGGATTCAGAGGTGGTTTGATGAAGGTCATGATGTATGTCCAAAGACTCAAAAAAAGTTAAGCCACTTGTCATTGACTCCAAATACTGTCATGAAGGATCTAATTTCAAAGTGGTGCGCAAAAGCTGGAGTAACTATACCTGATCCCAGCATGCCTGCAGTGTATCAACCACTGGAAATTTCATCAACGTCCATTGCCAGCTTGAGCAGTTCTGTGAATGATCTTGCTCTTCCTATAGATTTCAGCAACTCATCTATTCGAGCTACATATGCTGGACAGGGTTCTGTTACTTCTCATGCTCAGATTGCGAATGGTGTGAGATTTCAGTGTATTGGAAGCGCACATGAAATCGATCTGGAGATTCTGTATGAAATGGATTCACTTCCTTGGGAATACAGGTGCAAAGTGGTCAAAGATATTCAGAGCTTTTGGAAACATGAAGATCGATCTTGTAGCTCAATATCATGTGAGAATTTGATTCCACCACTTCTAAAATTTCTGAAGGATGCCGATGACGTTCACGATGTGGAAGCTCTGAGAACTGGATGTCTTTTGCTGTCAGCTTTTGTTAAGAAATGCAG AAGCAGTACTATACCATGCTTGGAAGAAGACACATATGCACTGTTGGCCTCCTTTCTAGACACTGAAGTTGCTGAAGAAACTATTGGTGTACTGGAGGTTTTATCTTGCCACCAACCCTGTGATTATGAAATTGCGGCATCTGGTGCACTTCATCATATACTAAGAATACTTGACAAACAGATATCAGGACTACAGGAGCCAGCCCTCAAAATATTGTGCAATTTGTCAGCAAAGAGTAGAATTAGGTCCTTAATGGTTCCTGCTAACTTCATCCCCAAGTTGGTTCCATATTTCGATGATAGTGCTCTGGCAGGGTACAGTGTGGCTATTCTGAAGAACTTGTGTGACAGTGAAGATACCAGAGCTTTTCTAGCTGAGACTGATGGCTGCATTGCCTCCCTTACTAAACTACTTGAGAGTGACAGTCAGGAAGACCAGGAATATACAGTAGGTGTTCTTCTTTCTTTGTGCTCCCAACGAATTCAATATTGCGATCTGGTCATGGAGGAGGGTGTAATTCCTGGTCTTGTTGCTATATCCGTCAATGGGAATAACAAAGGGAAGGCAATGTCAGTGGAACTACTACGACTCTTACGTGATGGAGTAAGTGAAAGTGAAGATTGCTATGACGTTATTAGAGACACTAGCCCTCATTCCAAAGGAAGGAAATCTTCAAGTAAGGTACAAGAATTTTTTGGGAAAATGTCGAAGTTCTCAAAACATGGAAAGAAAAAGTAA